One segment of Candidatus Methanomethylicota archaeon DNA contains the following:
- the cmr4 gene encoding type III-B CRISPR module RAMP protein Cmr4 gives MSFEPYKYAKVVLIKSLSDLHPGVGRGTEVVDLAIQRDGVGFPVIFSSSIKGSMKTALYHRRRDLTYLLGPDQTDEEKYSSPVAVMTSYIVSFPVRSLKGIYTNVTCPFLLKRFVKYLSMASVLNKKYSEIVEKVEKIANISEKFPATVGFMNKHVIDGLESAILCEEVNISKNLIVEMNEMNVLRGLIGLDESESLISLHDDDAKALMDRSLIRVARIRINREKKVVDEGPWTEEVIPVGTVFVTILLGYGKEYLEKCLKGEKFNELRNYLKNEEPLDVLLKELKYLIIGGDETIGRGIVELIEV, from the coding sequence ATGTCATTCGAACCTTATAAATATGCAAAAGTTGTTTTAATAAAGTCTTTGAGCGATCTTCATCCTGGAGTTGGTAGAGGAACTGAAGTTGTTGATTTGGCAATTCAGAGAGATGGTGTAGGTTTTCCTGTCATATTTAGTTCGAGTATAAAGGGATCTATGAAAACAGCCTTATATCATAGGAGAAGGGACCTTACTTATCTTTTAGGGCCTGATCAAACTGATGAAGAAAAATATTCATCTCCAGTAGCTGTAATGACATCTTACATAGTCTCTTTCCCCGTTAGGAGTTTGAAAGGGATATACACTAATGTTACATGCCCATTCCTCCTCAAGAGATTTGTCAAATATCTAAGTATGGCTTCAGTTTTAAATAAGAAGTATAGTGAGATAGTGGAGAAAGTTGAGAAAATAGCTAATATTTCAGAAAAGTTTCCAGCAACTGTTGGCTTTATGAATAAGCATGTGATAGATGGATTGGAGAGTGCCATTCTATGCGAGGAAGTTAACATATCTAAAAATCTAATTGTAGAGATGAATGAAATGAATGTTCTCAGAGGTTTGATAGGACTGGATGAGTCTGAAAGTCTGATATCTTTACATGACGATGATGCAAAAGCGCTTATGGATAGATCATTAATAAGAGTTGCTAGAATAAGGATAAATAGAGAGAAAAAGGTTGTTGATGAAGGGCCTTGGACTGAGGAAGTAATTCCAGTAGGCACAGTATTTGTCACGATACTCCTTGGATACGGTAAAGAATATCTAGAGAAATGTTTGAAGGGAGAAAAATTTAATGAATTGAGAAATTACTTGAAAAATGAGGAACCATTGGATGTTTTGCTAAAAGAACTGAAGTATCTAATAATAGGAGGAGACGAAACTATTGGAAGAGGGATAGTGGAACTTATAGAGGTGTGA